The following proteins are encoded in a genomic region of Thermodesulfatator atlanticus DSM 21156:
- a CDS encoding SagB/ThcOx family dehydrogenase — translation MPDYKKSLGFKFIQATKHDRKELFLRREENITPAPWFKVYPDAPRLSLPRPRFGPENLWQALVSRRSIRKYLPQALTLDEIALLCFAAQGITAEVGRYLLRTAPSAGALYPVETYLFVNRAEELPAGIYHLEVQDFALEQLAQGEFGQALAEASLSQYMCARAPLVFVWSVIPRRTMSKYGSRGVRYIFMDVAHICQNVLLAASAMGLGACPIGAFFDDEVNELLGLDGEEETVVYLASVGHPAE, via the coding sequence ATGCCTGATTATAAAAAATCTCTCGGGTTTAAATTTATCCAGGCTACTAAACACGACCGCAAAGAACTTTTCTTGCGCAGGGAAGAAAATATTACTCCGGCTCCCTGGTTTAAGGTTTATCCGGATGCTCCCCGGCTGTCTTTACCAAGGCCACGTTTTGGGCCAGAGAACCTCTGGCAGGCCCTTGTTTCGCGCCGCTCAATCAGAAAATATCTCCCTCAGGCGTTGACCCTTGATGAGATTGCGCTTCTTTGTTTTGCAGCTCAGGGGATTACCGCAGAAGTTGGGCGCTATCTCTTGCGCACTGCTCCTTCGGCAGGGGCGCTATATCCTGTTGAGACTTATCTGTTTGTGAATCGTGCCGAAGAGCTCCCTGCGGGGATTTATCATCTTGAGGTGCAGGATTTTGCGCTTGAGCAGCTTGCCCAGGGTGAATTTGGCCAGGCCCTGGCAGAGGCCTCTCTTTCACAGTACATGTGTGCCAGAGCCCCGCTTGTTTTTGTCTGGTCAGTTATTCCGAGGCGTACCATGAGTAAGTATGGCTCTCGCGGGGTGCGATATATTTTTATGGATGTGGCTCATATTTGCCAGAATGTCCTTTTGGCAGCTTCAGCTATGGGGCTTGGGGCTTGCCCTATCGGCGCCTTTTTTGACGATGAGGTAAACGAACTCCTGGGCCTTGACGGTGAGGAAGAAACTGTAGTTTATCTTGCTTCTGTAGGCCATCCTGCGGAATGA
- a CDS encoding Hsp20/alpha crystallin family protein, with product MAEKETKELATREEQAPAVRKERPMIPPVDIYETDDGLILVADMPGVTKDSVEVKIEENVLQMKGEIVDLPAEDVQPLYAELRGTEYFRAFTIGPEFDLDKVEASMDAGVLRIFLPKVETQKPKKIEIKVA from the coding sequence ATGGCTGAAAAGGAAACCAAAGAACTTGCTACCCGTGAAGAGCAGGCTCCGGCGGTGCGTAAAGAACGTCCCATGATTCCGCCGGTGGATATATACGAAACCGATGACGGATTGATTTTAGTGGCTGATATGCCAGGAGTTACCAAAGATAGCGTAGAAGTAAAAATTGAAGAAAATGTGCTTCAAATGAAAGGGGAAATTGTTGATCTTCCCGCAGAGGATGTTCAGCCTCTTTATGCAGAGCTAAGAGGCACAGAGTATTTCAGGGCCTTTACCATTGGACCAGAGTTTGATCTGGACAAAGTAGAGGCTTCTATGGATGCTGGTGTTTTGCGCATTTTCCTTCCCAAGGTAGAGACTCAGAAGCCTAAGAAGATTGAAATCAAGGTTGCCTAA
- a CDS encoding poly(A) polymerase: protein MLLKEKNLKQGELFAEKDIPQPVIIPRGEHNISRKDISPEALKVLYRLKKAGYLAYLVGGSVRDLLLGIKPKDFDVGTDARPEEIRKLFRWSRIIGRRFRLVHVYFPKGKFIEVVTFRGPETAEEGIEVFGTPYQDAFRRDLTINALFYNISDFSIIDYVGGMKDLRAGIIRVIGPPDIRFIRDPVRMIRAIRHAARTGFVIEENTWEAILRHREKIMLCPVMRIRDEWLKDVLGFWTRPWAELMLKSGLFKEIFPSYGKYLEKAPAEEKKFFFKLLSWGDKKAKREELTEAQKLALFLYPFLVGEGRLARFPERTGRPTQLIRDYMKKVFYPFDFKKELFENTLQVLAGTWPIKFHLLRGNRMPTRLARKSYFTEALSLAQIIIKLEKEILSLEIPGKRRKRRRQKTQGKHHA, encoded by the coding sequence ATGTTGTTAAAGGAAAAGAACTTAAAGCAAGGCGAATTATTTGCCGAAAAAGATATTCCTCAGCCGGTTATTATTCCTCGTGGAGAGCATAATATCTCCCGTAAAGATATTTCGCCTGAGGCCTTAAAAGTCCTCTATCGTCTCAAAAAAGCAGGCTATCTTGCCTACTTGGTGGGTGGAAGCGTAAGAGATCTTCTCTTAGGAATTAAGCCCAAAGACTTCGACGTAGGCACAGACGCCCGCCCTGAGGAGATTCGCAAGCTTTTTCGCTGGAGCCGCATCATAGGCAGACGCTTTCGTCTGGTCCATGTGTATTTTCCTAAGGGAAAGTTTATTGAAGTGGTAACCTTTCGTGGGCCTGAAACTGCTGAAGAGGGGATAGAAGTCTTTGGCACTCCTTACCAAGATGCTTTTCGCCGAGACCTCACGATAAATGCCCTTTTTTACAATATTTCCGATTTCAGCATAATCGATTACGTGGGCGGCATGAAGGACTTGCGCGCGGGTATCATTCGGGTGATAGGGCCTCCTGACATACGTTTCATAAGGGATCCGGTGCGCATGATTCGGGCCATACGGCACGCAGCCCGCACAGGCTTTGTTATTGAAGAAAACACCTGGGAGGCCATTTTACGCCACCGCGAAAAGATAATGCTTTGCCCCGTGATGCGGATTCGCGATGAATGGCTAAAGGATGTTTTAGGCTTTTGGACAAGGCCCTGGGCAGAGCTCATGCTAAAAAGCGGCTTATTTAAAGAAATTTTTCCCTCTTACGGGAAATACCTTGAAAAGGCCCCTGCAGAAGAGAAAAAATTTTTCTTTAAGCTTCTTTCCTGGGGAGACAAAAAGGCCAAAAGAGAAGAACTAACCGAGGCCCAGAAACTTGCTCTGTTTCTTTATCCCTTTTTGGTGGGGGAAGGTCGCCTGGCCCGCTTTCCCGAAAGAACAGGGCGCCCCACCCAGCTCATCCGTGATTACATGAAAAAAGTCTTTTATCCTTTTGATTTCAAGAAAGAGCTTTTCGAAAATACGCTGCAGGTCCTGGCAGGCACTTGGCCTATCAAGTTTCATCTTTTACGCGGCAACAGAATGCCTACTCGCCTCGCCCGAAAAAGCTATTTTACCGAGGCCCTTTCCCTTGCCCAAATCATCATTAAATTAGAAAAAGAGATCTTGAGTTTAGAGATTCCTGGAAAAAGACGCAAAAGGCGCCGCCAAAAAACTCAGGGGAAACACCATGCCTGA
- a CDS encoding Hsp20/alpha crystallin family protein codes for MPIGWGIDFFDPFREFERLQEEVDRLFEFTSPFVPMRTIARGTFPVINIGETNDAVYVYLFAPGIEIDKIDLTIEDNILSISGERDATKALKVEKVDPARYYRQERFNGRFTRAVSLPESIDPSQVEATYQNGIIKVRIAKREEKKAKKIEVKTS; via the coding sequence ATGCCTATTGGTTGGGGAATAGATTTTTTTGATCCATTCCGTGAATTTGAACGTTTGCAAGAAGAAGTTGACAGACTTTTTGAGTTTACTAGCCCTTTTGTGCCCATGCGTACGATAGCGCGTGGGACTTTTCCGGTAATTAACATTGGAGAGACAAACGATGCAGTATATGTGTATCTTTTTGCACCAGGCATAGAGATTGACAAGATAGACTTAACCATCGAAGACAATATCCTTTCCATTAGTGGCGAAAGGGATGCTACCAAAGCGCTTAAAGTAGAAAAAGTTGATCCTGCCCGTTACTACCGTCAGGAACGTTTTAACGGACGGTTTACCAGGGCGGTTTCTTTGCCCGAGTCCATAGATCCTTCTCAGGTAGAGGCGACCTATCAAAACGGCATCATTAAAGTGCGCATTGCTAAGCGCGAAGAAAAGAAAGCCAAGAAAATCGAAGTAAAAACCAGCTAA
- a CDS encoding CsgG/HfaB family protein — translation MRRFLSLVILFLLIFATNLLAKQVTVAILPFKINAKEDLSYVKQGIQDMLSTRLYDDGKVIVVDQAKVNEALKDIKEPITSEKARELGKTLGADYVVIGSLTSFGQKVSLDAKIIPVNENKPPFAVYTYANDLDDLVPKLDDFAKRGLAYLEGKPFDALANEKPIEPTPVAEPKALARPVAPPPADVNKMHPERVFRMEQPEASNVQAPQGPPPAPEVRAPKYSEVDSWPDYRPEEVAPQAPPAPQYQVQQKPKKKSFWSKLLPWNWFGRDEEEVIAPKGSVPPPPPPPQAPGTQATAPQSPGTPPPPPGDAQPASGAQAPSQGGKTWEWY, via the coding sequence ATGAGAAGGTTCCTGTCCCTTGTAATCCTTTTCCTTTTAATATTTGCAACAAATCTCCTAGCCAAGCAGGTAACGGTCGCCATTTTGCCTTTCAAAATAAACGCCAAAGAAGATCTATCGTATGTTAAGCAAGGCATTCAAGATATGCTTAGCACCAGACTTTATGATGACGGAAAAGTCATCGTTGTTGACCAAGCCAAAGTAAACGAAGCCCTAAAAGATATTAAAGAGCCAATTACCTCTGAAAAGGCCCGTGAACTAGGGAAAACACTTGGGGCTGATTACGTGGTTATCGGAAGCCTTACCTCTTTCGGCCAAAAAGTAAGCCTTGATGCCAAAATCATCCCTGTAAACGAAAACAAACCGCCTTTTGCCGTATATACCTATGCCAACGATTTAGATGACCTAGTCCCAAAGCTTGATGATTTTGCCAAACGCGGCCTTGCCTACCTTGAAGGCAAGCCCTTTGATGCGCTTGCAAACGAGAAGCCAATAGAACCTACTCCTGTGGCAGAACCCAAAGCCCTGGCACGGCCTGTAGCTCCTCCCCCTGCTGATGTAAACAAAATGCACCCTGAAAGGGTCTTTCGCATGGAACAGCCCGAAGCTTCAAATGTGCAAGCACCACAGGGCCCACCTCCTGCCCCAGAGGTCCGTGCCCCCAAATACTCTGAAGTTGATTCCTGGCCTGATTATCGCCCAGAGGAAGTGGCTCCTCAAGCTCCACCAGCACCACAGTATCAGGTTCAACAAAAGCCCAAGAAAAAGAGCTTTTGGTCTAAGCTCCTTCCCTGGAACTGGTTCGGTAGAGACGAAGAAGAGGTGATAGCCCCTAAGGGGAGCGTGCCTCCACCACCTCCACCACCTCAAGCCCCAGGTACTCAAGCCACGGCTCCTCAATCACCTGGTACCCCTCCACCGCCTCCAGGGGACGCTCAGCCTGCCTCAGGTGCTCAAGCACCTTCTCAGGGAGGTAAGACCTGGGAATGGTATTAA
- a CDS encoding hydantoinase/oxoprolinase family protein, with amino-acid sequence MRVAVDTGGTFTDFVAEIEGKLITHKVSSTPEDPSRAVLTGLKQMGCPSPEVLLHGTTVGTNAFLTRKGAKVLLVTTRGFEDVIFIGRQNRPKLFDFFVEKPKPIISASQIVGLNERVNAKGEILKALSKEELSLLKKLLEKKKFEAVAVSFLHSYANPKHEQLVKEALKDTGLFISLSSEILPEFREFERTSTTLVNAYLAPVMASYVSNLKRNLEETKLFLMQSSGGLMPAEAVGKWAAATLLSGPAAGVYGAFSLARALGRPRIITFDMGGTSTDVSLCDGAPTFTRQYSLEGYPVHLKQIDIHTIGAGGGSLIYFDRGRALKVGPESAGAMPGPACYGRGGQRPTVTDANLLLGRLLPDFFLGGRLKLHMELAQKAFAKLAKESSLSLYELALGAIEIVNTNMEQAVKKVSVERGLDPQDFTLVCFGGAGGLHATALAERLRIKEVLVPRFSGVLSALGLLMARPSFDFSRAVFLRNYEVAFEYLLPLLEELAASALKELARYGYQREELRAEAEIDLRYQGQSYELTLPFTYDFKERFHALHQRLYGYSMPLAPLEVTAVRLNLSLDPPKIELPRLTNKKLPGKVFTEVLLPNGQLEKTAVLVWEDLPAGYETKGPALIVGEFATIWVEPGWRAFCDQYGNVWLTR; translated from the coding sequence ATGCGGGTTGCTGTTGATACCGGCGGCACTTTTACGGATTTTGTTGCTGAAATAGAAGGAAAACTTATCACGCACAAAGTATCCTCCACACCGGAAGATCCATCCCGGGCCGTATTAACCGGCTTAAAACAAATGGGGTGCCCTTCCCCGGAAGTGCTACTCCATGGAACAACCGTTGGCACCAACGCCTTTTTAACACGCAAAGGAGCCAAGGTTCTTTTGGTTACCACCAGGGGTTTTGAAGACGTAATCTTTATTGGTCGGCAAAACAGACCCAAGCTCTTCGACTTTTTTGTGGAAAAACCAAAACCCATTATTTCCGCAAGCCAAATAGTGGGATTAAACGAACGCGTAAATGCCAAAGGAGAAATTTTGAAGGCCCTATCCAAAGAAGAGCTTTCGTTACTAAAAAAACTTCTAGAAAAGAAAAAGTTTGAGGCGGTTGCGGTGAGCTTTTTGCACTCCTATGCCAATCCCAAACACGAACAACTAGTAAAAGAAGCCCTTAAAGACACAGGCCTTTTTATTTCGCTTTCTTCTGAAATTTTGCCTGAGTTTCGTGAGTTTGAGCGGACCTCTACCACCCTGGTAAATGCCTATCTTGCTCCGGTAATGGCCTCTTACGTAAGCAATTTAAAACGCAACCTAGAAGAGACAAAGCTTTTTCTAATGCAATCAAGTGGGGGGCTTATGCCCGCAGAAGCCGTGGGGAAATGGGCTGCGGCCACTCTTCTTTCCGGCCCCGCTGCAGGCGTTTACGGGGCCTTTTCCTTGGCAAGGGCGCTGGGACGGCCACGAATCATCACCTTTGACATGGGGGGAACCTCCACTGATGTTTCCCTGTGTGACGGCGCTCCCACCTTTACCCGACAATACAGCCTAGAAGGCTATCCAGTGCATTTAAAACAAATCGACATCCATACCATTGGCGCAGGCGGAGGCTCTTTAATTTATTTTGACCGGGGCAGGGCTTTAAAAGTCGGGCCGGAAAGCGCTGGCGCTATGCCAGGGCCAGCGTGTTACGGTCGCGGGGGCCAAAGACCCACCGTTACCGACGCTAATCTCCTACTTGGCCGCCTTTTGCCGGACTTTTTTCTCGGTGGCCGCTTAAAACTGCACATGGAACTTGCGCAAAAAGCCTTTGCCAAGTTGGCTAAAGAATCTTCTCTTTCCCTTTATGAACTCGCTTTGGGTGCCATAGAAATAGTGAACACCAATATGGAACAGGCTGTAAAAAAGGTCTCTGTAGAAAGAGGCCTTGATCCGCAGGACTTTACATTGGTGTGTTTTGGAGGGGCAGGGGGGCTTCATGCCACAGCGCTGGCAGAAAGATTGCGCATCAAGGAAGTCTTGGTGCCCAGGTTTTCCGGAGTGCTTTCAGCACTTGGCCTTTTGATGGCACGCCCTTCCTTTGATTTTTCACGTGCTGTTTTTCTGCGTAACTACGAAGTGGCCTTTGAATATCTTTTGCCACTTCTTGAAGAACTTGCTGCTTCTGCCTTAAAAGAACTTGCACGATACGGATACCAACGCGAAGAACTGCGCGCTGAGGCTGAAATTGACCTGCGCTATCAAGGACAGTCCTATGAACTAACCCTCCCCTTTACTTATGATTTCAAAGAACGTTTCCATGCCTTACATCAACGCCTTTACGGCTACAGCATGCCCCTTGCTCCGCTTGAAGTCACTGCGGTAAGGCTCAACCTCTCTCTTGATCCCCCTAAAATCGAACTTCCGCGCTTAACCAACAAAAAGCTACCAGGTAAAGTCTTTACCGAAGTTTTACTCCCTAACGGCCAATTAGAAAAAACAGCAGTTTTGGTGTGGGAAGACCTCCCTGCAGGATATGAAACCAAAGGCCCGGCACTGATTGTAGGTGAGTTTGCTACTATCTGGGTTGAGCCAGGTTGGCGGGCTTTTTGTGACCAGTATGGAAACGTTTGGCTTACCCGTTGA
- a CDS encoding type II toxin-antitoxin system RelE family toxin produces the protein MKVTYRKLFLKELKKLKSAKIYEEIFDLVFHKLPTARSLREIPNIKPLKGYPYRFRIRVGDYRIGIEVHGENVEVMRVLHRKDFYKYFP, from the coding sequence GTGAAAGTAACTTACCGAAAGCTCTTTCTTAAAGAGTTGAAAAAACTTAAATCTGCAAAGATCTACGAAGAAATTTTTGATTTGGTTTTTCATAAGCTACCTACCGCCAGAAGTCTTCGAGAAATCCCAAACATTAAGCCCTTAAAAGGCTATCCTTATAGATTCCGCATTAGGGTTGGTGACTATCGTATTGGGATTGAAGTTCATGGTGAAAATGTGGAAGTAATGAGGGTGTTGCATAGAAAAGATTTTTACAAATACTTTCCTTAA
- a CDS encoding metallophosphoesterase, with amino-acid sequence MIIAVMSDSHDAIPNLRQAVNLANEKKAQVLIHCGDLISPFMVLELAKFKGEVHLILGNNPGDVWLLTQRIADFKNIHFHGQHAFLEIAGLKIAVCHFPAMAEGLAATGKYDVVCYGHSHEYDVQKVGNTLLLNPGEILGKEGPPTMIIFDTETKNVEKVTIDAGCC; translated from the coding sequence ATGATTATTGCCGTAATGAGTGATAGCCACGATGCTATTCCTAACTTGCGCCAGGCGGTAAATCTTGCCAATGAAAAAAAAGCCCAGGTTTTAATCCATTGTGGCGATTTGATTTCGCCCTTTATGGTACTTGAGCTTGCCAAGTTTAAAGGTGAAGTCCACTTAATCCTGGGAAACAATCCCGGAGATGTCTGGCTTCTTACCCAAAGAATCGCGGACTTTAAAAACATCCACTTCCACGGACAACATGCCTTTTTAGAAATTGCCGGGCTAAAAATCGCAGTGTGTCATTTCCCTGCCATGGCGGAGGGGCTAGCTGCCACAGGTAAATACGACGTAGTCTGTTATGGCCATTCCCACGAATATGATGTTCAAAAGGTGGGCAATACCCTTCTTCTTAATCCTGGAGAAATATTAGGCAAAGAAGGGCCTCCAACTATGATTATTTTTGACACCGAGACCAAAAACGTAGAAAAGGTGACCATTGATGCGGGTTGCTGTTGA